The DNA region AGGGCGTTTTCCTGCTGGCGCCGCTGGTCGCCGTGACGCTCGCGCTTGCGACCTGGGCCGTTATTCCGGTCAATGCGGGATGGGTGATCGCCAACATCAATGTCGGCATCCTCTTCGTCTTCGCTGTCTCGTCGCTCGAAGTCTACGGCATCATCATGGGTGGCTGGGCTTCGAACTCGAAATATCCTTTCCTCGGGGCGCTCCGCTCTGCGGCCCAGATGGTGTCCTACGAAGTCTCGATGGGCTTCATCATCGTCACCGTGTTGCTTTGCGTCGGCTCGCTGAACCTCTCGGACATCGTCATGGCCCAGACGGATGGTCTCGGCACGCGTCTCGGCCTGCCGGCCTCCTTCCTCGACTGGCACTGGCTCGCACTTTTCCCGATGTTCGTGGTCTTCTTCATCTCGGCATTGGCGGAAACCAACCGTCCGCCCTTCGACCTGCCGGAAGCCGAATCCGAACTCGTCGCCGGCTTCATGGTCGAGTACGGCTCGACGCCCTACATGATGTTCATGCTCGGCGAATACGCGGCCATCGTTCTGATGTGCTCGCTCACCACCATCCTCTTTCTCGGAGGCTGGCTGCCGCCGGTGGACATCGCGATCCTGAACTGGGTGCCGGGCTTTATCTGGTTCGTTCTCAAGGCGGGCTTCGTCTTCTTCCTCTTCGCGATGGTGAAGGCATTCGTCCCGCGCTACCGCTATGACCAGCTGATGCGTCTCGGCTGGAAGGTTTTCCTTCCGATCTCGCTCGCCATGGTCGTGATTACCGCATTCGTGCTGAAGCTGATGGGTTGGGCGTGATGACGCCCGATCGCAACCTCAGCTGCATTGGAGAATAAGATGGCAATTGCACAGGCTATCAATTCGCTCTTCCTGAAGGAGTTCGTCGGCGCGTTTTTCCTGTCGATGCGCTACTTCTTCAAGCAGAAGGCGACGATCAACTACCCGTTCGAAAAGGGCCCGGTTTCGGCGCGCTTTCGCGGTGAACACGCGCTGCGTCGCTATCCCAACGGGGAAGAGCGCTGCATCGCCTGCAAGCTGTGCGAGGCGATCTGTCCCGCCCAGGCCATTACCATCGAGGCTGGCCCGCGCCGAAACGACGGCACCCGCCGCACGGTGCGCTACGACATCGACATGGTGAAGTGCATCTATTGCGGTTTCTGCCAGGAAGCCTGCCCGGTCGATGCGATCGTCGAGGGACCGAACTTCGAGTTCGCCACCGAGACCCGCGAAGAACTGTACTTCGACAAGGCACGGCTTTTGGATAACGGCGACCGTTGGGAACGCGAGATCGCGCGCAACATCGCGATCGACGCACCGTATCGCTGATCCCTCCGGATCACGTCCTGGCGGGACTTCCGCCTTCGCCAGGACAACTCAGGTTTTGTAACGGGCATGACGGTGGGGATACCGGCCATGCCTTATCGGGCGACGGGGCAGGGCCCACGTCCGGGGGAAGATGAAAAGGCACCACCATGGGTCTTCAGGCTCTCTTTTTCTATCTCTTCGCCTTCATCGCCGTGGCTTCGGCCTTCATGGTGATTTCGGCACGGAACCCGGTCCATTCGGTCCTGTTCCTCATTCTCACCTTCATCAATGCGGCGGCACTGCTGCTGCTCACGGGCGCTGAGTTCCTGGCGATGATCCTTCTCGTCGTCTATGTCGGCGCGGTTGCGGTCCTCTTCCTCTTCGTCGTGATGATGCTCGACATCGACTTCACCGAACTGCGTGCCGGCGCTGCAAAGCATGCGCCTGTCGCAGCGCTGATCGGTCTGATTGTCGCGATCGAATTGATCGTCGTCATCGGCGGCAGCGTCATCAGCCCGGCGGCCAAGAGCGCGATCACGCAGCCGATCCCGGCCATCACGGAGCGTCAGAACACCCAGGCGCTGGGTGACGTGCTCTATACCGACTATGTCTTCTTCTTCCAGATCGCAGGCCTGGTTCTGTTCGTCGCCATGATCGGCGCGATCGTGCTGACCCTGCGTCACCGGACAAACATCAAGCGCCAGGACATCTCGGCCCAGGTCGCCCGCACACCCGAGACTGCCGTCAAGGTGGTCAAGGTCAAGTCGGGCCAGGGCATCTGAAGCGAGCACGAGGTCAAGGAACGTAAATCATGGAAATCGGTCTTTCCCACTACCTGACGGTCAGTGCACTGCTCTTCACCCTGGGCGTCTTCGGTATCTTCCTGAACCGCAAGAACGTCATTGTCATTCTGATGTCGGTC from Rhizobium glycinendophyticum includes:
- the nuoI gene encoding NADH-quinone oxidoreductase subunit NuoI; its protein translation is MAIAQAINSLFLKEFVGAFFLSMRYFFKQKATINYPFEKGPVSARFRGEHALRRYPNGEERCIACKLCEAICPAQAITIEAGPRRNDGTRRTVRYDIDMVKCIYCGFCQEACPVDAIVEGPNFEFATETREELYFDKARLLDNGDRWEREIARNIAIDAPYR
- the nuoH gene encoding NADH-quinone oxidoreductase subunit NuoH: MDNFVSTYVWPAAIIVGQSLLLLVCLLVFIAYILLADRKIWAAVQLRRGPNVVGPWGLFQSFADLLKFVFKEPIIPAGANKGVFLLAPLVAVTLALATWAVIPVNAGWVIANINVGILFVFAVSSLEVYGIIMGGWASNSKYPFLGALRSAAQMVSYEVSMGFIIVTVLLCVGSLNLSDIVMAQTDGLGTRLGLPASFLDWHWLALFPMFVVFFISALAETNRPPFDLPEAESELVAGFMVEYGSTPYMMFMLGEYAAIVLMCSLTTILFLGGWLPPVDIAILNWVPGFIWFVLKAGFVFFLFAMVKAFVPRYRYDQLMRLGWKVFLPISLAMVVITAFVLKLMGWA
- a CDS encoding NADH-quinone oxidoreductase subunit J, with product MGLQALFFYLFAFIAVASAFMVISARNPVHSVLFLILTFINAAALLLLTGAEFLAMILLVVYVGAVAVLFLFVVMMLDIDFTELRAGAAKHAPVAALIGLIVAIELIVVIGGSVISPAAKSAITQPIPAITERQNTQALGDVLYTDYVFFFQIAGLVLFVAMIGAIVLTLRHRTNIKRQDISAQVARTPETAVKVVKVKSGQGI